The window CTCCGCAATAAATCTGGCAAAGCATCGTACTCCATTACCACACATCTATAAGATACAAGCGCACAAAAATTCAGACTCAGACGTAATCGATAGAAATACAATAACAGGAAATTATTTCTGaagaaaacaattaattacctCCGGTTCACTCCCGTCGGAATTGAATATCCTCATGGTATAATCCGTACCATTAACGCCCGGCAGAGCAAAGATAACTCCATCAGCACCGATCCCAAAGTTTCGATCACATAATTTCGCAGCTTGCCCCGGGGTGATCCTAGGCTCTGATGAGTCCCTATTATCGACCTATTCAAGCTCACTTGCAATTAATATCAGACTAATACCAAAATGCAGACTGATTAGCTGAGAATGAATAAAACTATCCTGCATGAAGAGAAGACTGGCCGAGAAAAAGTTTCCAATTAGTTTCTTATTAAAATCCATGTGATTCTCCATGATTAACATCACTGGAGTAGCAAAGTTAAGTTACAAAGTTCCGATTTCAGACTTCCACCATTTCAAATCCAAAGCTCCAACAGATAAGCCATAGATAGACCAAACATTTACAAtcaatttaaagaaaatcaaaacaaaacaaaatcatatcaGGCAGTACACTCAAAAAGTCATTACCAGGATGAAGTCATTGCCAAGACCATGGTATTTAACAAAGTGAAGGAGGCCACTCTCTCTCCGGTCAAGAAAAGAAGACGAAAGCGCTTTCTCTGTAACTTCAAGGCCAGCGGAAGACGCGGAAGACGCGGATACAGAGAGCCTAGGGCTTCTTCTCCGCGCCGAATACTTCGAAAAGGAATCCAGTTGAAGCGTGGAAGCAACAGACGatcggagagaagaaattgaggCGAGAGAGCGTCGAGATGGAGAAGTAAGTGGAAGAGAAATGGTGGCGGCTATGGCCATGGCTGCCTGTGGTGTCGGAGTAGAGACTTCCCTCTTCGGTGAGCAGAAGCAGCGCAACAGAGAAGTCGGAGCATATACGACGGGGAAAGGAGTCGTCGTTGCTGATCTGGCCATGGGCCATAAAACGGCCAAGCCCATATTTCAGAACACGTGGTTTGGGCTTATCTTTCCTTCGGCccttatatttcaaatattaattttttttaatttaatttttatctagtccttaaaattatagattttatacttgtactctattttttattattaacttttaatta is drawn from Cucurbita pepo subsp. pepo cultivar mu-cu-16 unplaced genomic scaffold, ASM280686v2 Cp4.1_scaffold001153, whole genome shotgun sequence and contains these coding sequences:
- the LOC111786177 gene encoding diaminopimelate epimerase, chloroplastic-like: MARSATTTPFPVVYAPTSLLRCFCSPKREVSTPTPQAAMAIAATISLPLTSPSRRSLASISSLRSSVASTLQLDSFSKYSARRRSPRLSVSASSASSAGLEVTEKALSSSFLDRRESGLLHFVKYHGLGNDFILVDNRDSSEPRITPGQAAKLCDRNFGIGADGVIFALPGVNGTDYTMRIFNSDGSEPE